The DNA segment CGCATCGACCCGGTCGCCGCCCGCCTGGCGGTGCTCAACTATCTCGCGAGCACCGGCGGCAACGTAGCGGCCACCGCTCGGGCCTTCGGCATTACCCGCCCGGTGGTCTACGCCATCCGGGCCAAGGAGCGGACGGGCGAAGTGAGCACTACGTGCTGGGATGGCCCAAGATCGACGAGATCGACGTGCAGTTCTTCAACGACGCCGATACGCTTACCGCCGCGCTGCTGGCAGGCTCCGTAGATCTCCCCCTCGGTTCGAGTCTCGCCCTGGAACAGGCCCTGGGAGTGAAGGACCAGTGGCCAGACGGCGGGCTCGCCATCAATTATTCGTCGTGGATCGTCGTGTTCCCGCAATTTATCAATGCAGCGCAGCTCTTGAATGAGATCGGCTATCAGAAACTCCCCGATGGCGGGTGGCGCGGGGCCGATGGGCAACGTCTGAGCCTGGAAGTCCATAGCACCGCCTGGCCGGCCATTCATACCAGGGCGTTCTTCCCGCTCGTGGACTACTGGAAGCGATTGGGCCTCGATATCGATCCCGTGGTGCTACCGGTTCAGCGACTGGCGGATCTCGAATACCGAACGCAGATGCCGAGCTTCGAGATGATCCGCTTCCCGAACGGCGCGGACAATGTCTGGCGGCTCCACAGCTCGGAGACACCGCTGCCGGCGAACCGGTTCACCGGAAGCAACCGAAGTCGCTATATGAGCGCAGAGTTCGACACCATGGTGGATCGCTACATGACGACGATTCCGTGGGATGACCGAATGCAGGCCCTGGGGGACATCGTCCACCAGATCTCCGATCAGCTGATCATGATGGGACTGTTCTACGACGTGAAGAGCTTCATGGTCGCCAAGCGGCTAACCGGCTTCACTCCGGCCGATAACGCTACCTGGAACGCTCACACCTGCGACATCCGGTGACCGGGCCCCTGACCGCCCGGCTGAGCAAGCCTGGAGAGAGGCCCAGCGGGCAACAACCGACAGCAACGAACAGCGGTCTGTGGGCTCCACCAATTTGTGGAACCCCATCGCCGAGGCAAGCAGAGAGCGCGGAAACAGCGACGACCTACTTGCTGAAGCTGTAGACGCGTCCGAGCTCCGGCGTTGTAATAGTCTGCCCGAGCCCCATGGCGTCGACCGCGCTCTGCGCCTCGGCAATGGTGGTTTGTCCGGCGCTCGGCTCGACCCGCTGATGGTGCGGGAAGACGGCGGAAAGATTCGGATTGTCGGTCATCAACAGCTTGACCTGCATCGCGAAATCCATGGGCTCATGACCGCCGTTGAGTGCGAGGATCGCCAAATCCGGGTGGTACATCTGGGCTACCAGCGCCTGGTCTTGGTGGGCCGCCGAACTACCGGCGAAGTAGGCAGTCCAGCCGTTCTCGAACGTGATCACGAATCCGGCCGCCGGGCCCCCGTAGGGTACGCGTTCGCTCGCCGCCGTCCCCAGCCCGCTTCCATGGACGGAGTTGACTATGCGAACCGTGATGCCATCGATGATCGCACGATCGCCGGGACCGGCCGCCTGGATCAACTGGGAGCGCGGGAGCCCTTTGTCAAGAAACCACGTGCCCATCTCAAATGACGGGCTTACGATCGTTCCACCCGTCTGCTCTGCAATCTCAAGAGCGTTCCCCATGTCGTCGCCGTGTCCGTCGGCTGGAAGAATGATGTCCGCTTGCGTCACATCGGAAAGCTGGATCGGTGAGTCGGGATTGAGCACCCACGGGTTCGTAAGCACGACTTTTCCCGTGGGCGACGTGAACCGATAGTGCGACCAGCCAAACCACTCCATCGTGACCGTCCCGGTCGGCGCCTGGGATGCCGAGCCCAGCCGTGGGATGAAGATCGCCGCCACCACCAACGCGGCGGTCACGAAGGCGGTCGCGGAACGGGCGCGGGATGCCATGATTGGAACCTCCTGTCGTCGATTCCCGAGAGCACGGCGAACGTAACACCAAGTCTTCGTTCGGTCAAACGACACAGCTGCCTACCTCACCAGCTCATCTCCGCGCTGTTGGCCGCGCTGGTCCCGGTCGTGGGGGCCTGCTCGGGACCCGCGATGCAGCCCATGGCGAAGGAGCCGTCGGCCGCTGGGCGAACGGCGCCTTCCGGACCTCAACGGCTCGCCATCGGCATATTGCAGGAGCCGCGCGGTTGGGCGCCGTGGAGGGAGCCACGACGGCCGGCGGGGCGCACGGTCTGGACGGTGACCTTTGATCTCGAGAGTTGCGGCGAGGGAGACCATTGCCTCACCATGATCGTGGAGCAGGCGTTAGAGGTTGATCTGCGCGCGACTTGCCCTTCGCCACGGACCTTCGATGTGATGGCCGGGAAGCGGTGAAGGTCAGAACCCCGGCCGCTCCGCTTCCGGCGGCGCGAAGAGCGAGTCGGGCATGTCGAACGGGATCTCCTTCTCATCTAGCATCGCCTTGAACCGCCGCCGAACCTCCGGGTCTTCCTGCCAGTAGCGGATCAGGCGCCCGCCCTCGGTGACGCTCTCGTGGGTCGGATTGAACTCTTCGCCGCCCCGCCCCGTGCGTTTCGGTGCGAGATCGCCGAAGGCGGTTCCACCATAGAACGCGATCTGGCGCATGGGGCCGGCGCCGGTGTTGAAGTGCGCGTGGAACCACTGGCCCGGGGGGCTGTACAGTCCTCCCTCCCCGAACGGCTCGATCACCACCTCGTCGCCATGCCCCGATTCGAACGGGCGCATGCCCAGCTCGAAGGGCCAGAGCATCACGAATCCCTCCGAGCGGAGCGTGTGGAGCAGGGCGCCGGGCCCGTGGTAGTGGGCCTGGTGGTAGCGGCCGGCGGGCCATTCGTGGATCGTGCCGCCAATGGTCTTGTTGACCATTCGGAAGCTGTGGGAGAGATTGCCATACGCCTTGTTGGAGGTGCGGAGCGAGGCGGTCCAGGCATCGTGGATAAAGTTCGTCTCCCACCAATTGCTGTGCGATCCCTCGCGGCCAAAGCGGTACTTCTTGTTCGACTCGACGAAGTACTGGTCGTCGTCTCCGGAGTACAGCTCAGGAAACGTCACGGGACAATTGAAGACGAAGTCCGCGCTGTTGAAGCCCTTCATGACGAGGGGAGCGCTATTCATCACCATGAACTTCGCCGGCTCGGCGCCCAGGTTGTGCATCCGGTGCCACGCGTTGAGCGGAATGGCGAACACGCTTCCCTTGCCCCACTCGAAGACCTGCTTTCGCGATTCTCCCTCCTGCCAGACTTCAGTAGAGCCGATCCCCTGCTCGACCAGCACGACCTTTTGACAGCACCATCGTTCCGGCTCCAGGCTTCGCCGGGGCGGGATCTCGACCAGGTAGAGGCCCAGGTTCGCTTCCATGTGCGCGTACAGGGTGATGAAGACGGCGTTCCCGCCGACGCGAGGCCACGGCGCCATTTCCAGCTCGCGGACGTCGTCCACCGTGAACCCCTCATGGATCGGGACCCCCTCCCGGCGCAGCCATTGGGCGTAGGGCGTCTCTGAAAACGCTTGCGTGATCCCCGTGATGTACGCTTGCTTCGCCGACATGTCTCTCCCCAGCGCTCCAGCAATTCGGTGCGCAGCTGCGATCCCGCGGGGTGTTTGGAGCGTCGATCCGCCGCTCATCCTACGATGCTCCGGCGCAGAGATTCAATGTGGCGCCGCCGGCGCCACCGCCTCTGGCTGTCAATCGGATCCCATGCTGAGCGTGAGTTGACGTCCCGGGCGCACATGCGTACGCTCGACGGGCGGAGCACGTATCCCCACGTCGGGGCGAAGTCGGTCGTACGGCGTTGGGGAAGCTGATGCGAGGAGGGCACCCTCGGTGGTCGCTTGGATTTGCAACGGTCGGGATCGGCATTAGGCTCGTTCTCCCGCTTGCCGTTGGGACCGGAATGCTCCAACTCCAAATCCCGGGCGCGCAGGCAGTGGTGCGGGATTAGCGACCAGTGCAATTCCATGGGTTTCTCCCTTACGATCTCGCGAGTTATGAACCACACCAATCGCGCCAAGGAGGTAGCTTGTGGCAAGCGTGATCGCAGAAATCGACGACAAGATGAAGCGGTTCCTCCAGGCCCAGCATCTCTTCTTTGTAGCGACCGCCGCCAGCAGCCTTGACGGGCACGTCAACGTGTCACCCAAAGGTCACGACACGTTCCGCATTGTCGGTCCGAAGACGGTCGCCTATCTCGATCTCACCGGAAGTGGTGTCGAAACCATTGCCCATCTTCGCGATAATGGTCGCATCACATTCATGTTTTGCGCGTTCGAGGGGCCGCCCCGGATCGTGCGTTTGCAGGGCCGCGGCCGGGTCATCGAGCAGGCGGACCCAGAATTTCCGGATTGGCGAAAACGTTTTCCCGAACACGACGGAGTCCGTTCGGTCATCGTGGTCGAGCTGGACCGGCTCTCCGATTCGTGTGGCTATGCGGTGCCGCTGATGAGCTACTCGGGGGAACGGACCCAGATGCAGGCATGGCTCGATCACAAGGGGCCGGACGGGATCGCAAGCTATCAGGCGAGCCACAACGTCAGTGTGGACGGCCTCCCCGGTCTCTCGAGCCTGGCCTAGTGGGTCGGTGGGGCCAGGCCCGCACAATACGGTCGGGCGGGGATTGATCCCCCGTCGCGACGTCTAGTCGGGCGGGGCCT comes from the Chloroflexota bacterium genome and includes:
- a CDS encoding MBL fold metallo-hydrolase: MASRARSATAFVTAALVVAAIFIPRLGSASQAPTGTVTMEWFGWSHYRFTSPTGKVVLTNPWVLNPDSPIQLSDVTQADIILPADGHGDDMGNALEIAEQTGGTIVSPSFEMGTWFLDKGLPRSQLIQAAGPGDRAIIDGITVRIVNSVHGSGLGTAASERVPYGGPAAGFVITFENGWTAYFAGSSAAHQDQALVAQMYHPDLAILALNGGHEPMDFAMQVKLLMTDNPNLSAVFPHHQRVEPSAGQTTIAEAQSAVDAMGLGQTITTPELGRVYSFSK
- a CDS encoding pyridoxamine 5'-phosphate oxidase family protein, with protein sequence MASVIAEIDDKMKRFLQAQHLFFVATAASSLDGHVNVSPKGHDTFRIVGPKTVAYLDLTGSGVETIAHLRDNGRITFMFCAFEGPPRIVRLQGRGRVIEQADPEFPDWRKRFPEHDGVRSVIVVELDRLSDSCGYAVPLMSYSGERTQMQAWLDHKGPDGIASYQASHNVSVDGLPGLSSLA